One window of Phoenix dactylifera cultivar Barhee BC4 chromosome 5, palm_55x_up_171113_PBpolish2nd_filt_p, whole genome shotgun sequence genomic DNA carries:
- the LOC103703972 gene encoding uncharacterized protein LOC103703972, translated as MISILVQERLLGAVLGSAFVGALVFEQRRGIYRSLSDNASVRYELQEHIFQKNSSDLAHLWNKAVDETLGPVVAYLSSRRW; from the exons ATGATTAGCATCCTTGTTCAG GAGCGTCTTCTTGGCGCTGTCTTGGGGAGTGCTTTCGTGGGGGCCCTCGTTTTCGAGCAACGCAGGGGCATATACAGATCGCTTTCGGATAATGCATCCGTTCGATATGAG CTTCAAGAACACATATTTCAGAAGAACTCTTCAGATCTAGCGCACTTGTGGAACAAAGCTGTAGATGAGACATTGGGGCCAGTGGTTGCATATCTTAGCTCACGCCGGTGGTAG
- the LOC103704009 gene encoding uncharacterized protein LOC103704009, giving the protein MDAFFNGLDCRLRVSGMVADSIMMGIVNSAMENAYNKSLSKEGDLERLNEKSRFCELAIMQLEWCLKYLQDEIHGNIIEGTREREQLLSDLLTTRDRIHYRLEETEFAIAEKDKELTRSKESESKLRSALEMKGEEVSSLHTALGLERVKTEKASGFVQFDAISMEKNEDHVFGELKGSLHRQLQKIRGKLEDGREILTNLMQKKRRNSSDVDKLTFNFEFGVNGGGMKSLHELYDIAQLKLDFKEIVVDVGILTEKIESSFEMMGRSVSLLKAALDEQQWVSDVEKETSNFFIKSYLQETQHAGKFEFGVPAKSSPPALLDMNWSAIMDDITSLHHELEVLLSQIDVQSKSDGSMDMRTHYNPLSRANAGGKDSCNFGGSRRDDAVSGAVEIHEDFNDTSSKDGKASKSEDLSKENPSGHFVADLIRNHESIIWKKSQEINWLKGEMSIEKGCSLRNDKTFDSVRQIFVRVISRLDDIRRENAKLVAACDNHRFIAYERPKSILQNNSSIYESADKEIMVTRISREFLDKPRNGLCCHLGDTELFEEIRQLEEGNVDLDTKGKMSEEKYTILSKGLMRGIHLQFFDYNIETLIREDVYRVILSGMIKEWNNDIESYSIERLLKKETECIVFSEVIKDMVRVENLTLTKCPDGEIPFGNNLSQTSMFSETMETMQEVESLSNDFKLKEGLDFNCNSEPEESYIINRLLKEEIGCIVFSEVIKDMICVENLALMKCPEGDLPFGKKLSETSAISDSMENMQEVESLSNDFKLKEGFDFNCNSELVEPHIHLDLDGYKIEVSNALNLQHTGLLVEKDNAFEPVDRKFELHHFISSRMHLSKSVPCLLPLDNRDLAHDQVTSASGMIQNGNNTTCSPTGFTGKNWTELQFIVMPLTKFSQVILDFEFMVFDKIKVNISRLECLNSLLNPLIEQVVSIKRKELLYS; this is encoded by the exons ATGGATGCATTCTTTAATGGTCTTGATTGTCGATTGAGGGTGTCAGGCATGGTCGCTGATTCGATCATGATGGGGATCGTGAACTCTGCAATGGAGAATGCTTACAACAAGAGCTTGTCGAAAGAAGGGGATTTGGAGCGGTTGAATGAGAAGTCAAGGTTCTGCGAGCTGGCGATAATGCAGCTGGAGTGGTGTCTGAAATACCTGCAGGACGAGATCCATGGCAACATCATTGAAGGCACCCGTGAACGTGAGCAGCTGCTCTCCGATTTGTTGACGACTAGGGATCGGATCCACTATAGGCTTGAGGAGACTGAGTTCGCGATTGCAGAGAAAGATAAAGAGTTAACAAGGAGCAAGGAGAGTGAATCGAAGCTTAGATCGGCTTTGGAAATGAAGGGCGAAGAAGTGAGCTCTTTGCACACAGCGCTTGGGCTTGAAAGAGTAAAAACTGAGAAAGCGAGTGGATTTGTTCAATTTGATGCAATCAGTATGGAAAAAAATGAAGACCATGTGTTCGGTGAACTGAAAGGCTCTTTGCATCGACAGTTGCAGAAAATCAGAGGCAAACTGGAGGATGGGCGTGAAATTTTGACCAATCTGatgcaaaagaaaaggagaaactcCTCGGATGTTGACAAGTTGACATTCAACTTTGAGTTTGGAGTGAATGGTGGTGGCATGAAATCACTGCATGAGCTTTATGATATAGCACAGTTGAAGTTGGACTTTAAAGAGATTGTTGTTGATGTTGGTATTCTCACGGAAAAGATTGAATCTTCTTTTGAAATGATGGGAAGATCTGTTTCCTTGTTAAAGGCAGCACTGGACGAGCAGCAATGGGTTTCAGATGTGGAGAAGGAAAcatctaatttttttattaaaagttaccTTCAGGAAACTCAGCATGCGGGCAAGTTTGAGTTTGGGGTTCCCGCAAAAAGTTCTCCTCCAGCCTTGTTGGACATGAACTGGTCAGCTATCATGGATGATATTACAAGTTTGCATCATGAGCTTGAGGTATTGTTGTCTCAAATAGACGTGCAGTCGAAAAGTGATGGAAGCATGGATATGAGGACCCATTACAATCCTTTGTCAAGAGCAAATGCTGGAGGAAAAGATAGCTGTAATTTTGGAGGTTCAAGGAGAGATGATGCTGTTTCTGGTGCAGTAGAAATACATGAGGATTTCAATGATACTTCTTCAAAGGATGGAAAAGCAAGCAAATCAGAAGACCTATCTAAAGAAAATCCATCTGGGCATTTTGTTGCTGATTTGATACGTAACCATGAGTCTATTATATGGAAGAAAAGTCAAGAAATTAACTGGTTGAAGGGAGAAATGTCCATAGAAAAAGGGTGCTCCTTAAGAAACGATAAAACCTTTGATTCTGTTAGACAAATTTTTGTTAGGGTTATTTCAAGGTTGGATGATATTAGAAGGGAGAATGCCAAGTTGGTTGCAGCTTGTGATAACCACAGGTTTATAGCCTATGAAAGACCCAAGAGCATTCTCCAAAACAATTCATCAATATATGAATCAGCGGATAAAGAAATAATGGTCACTCGGATATCGAGAGAATTCCTTGATAAACCAAGAAATGGGCTATGCTGTCATTTAGGAGATACTGAGCTGTTTGAGGAGATAAGACAGCTAGAAGAAGGAAATGTTGATTTGGACACTAAAGGTAAGATGTCGGAAGAGAAATACACAATTCTTTCTAAAGGTTTAATGAGAGGGATACACCTTCAGTTCTTTGATTACAACATAGAGACCTTAATCAGGGAGGATGTATATAGGGTTATCCTTAGTGGAATGATCAAAGAATGGAATAATGATATAGAATCTTATAGCATCGAGAGGCTTCTTAAAAAAGAGACTGAATGCATTGTATTCAGTGAGGTAATCAAAGATATGGTGCGTGTTGAGAATTTAACTTTGACGAAATGCCCAGATGGAGAGATCCCATTTGGTAACAATTTGTCTCAGACTTCCATGTTCAGCGAAACTATGGAAACCATGCAAGAAGTGGAATCACTATCAAATGATTTTAAATTGAAGGAAGGTTTAGATTTTAATTGTAATTCAGAACCGGAGGAATCTTATATCATCAACAGGCTTCTTAAGGAGGAGATTGGTTGTATTGTATTCAGTGAGGTAATCAAAGATATGATATGTGTTGAGAATTTAGCATTGATGAAATGCCCAGAGGGAGACTTGCCATTTGGTAAAAAATTGTCTGAGACTTCTGCGATCAGTGACAGTATGGAAAATATGCAAGAAGTGGAATCACTATCAAATGATTTTAAATTGAAGGAAGGTTTCGATTTTAATTGTAATTCAGAACTGGTGGAACCTCATATTCATCTTGACCTTGATGGGTATAAAATTGAAGTATCAAATGCACTAAATCTGCAACATACTGGATTGTTGGTTGAGAAGGATAATGCCTTCGAGCCAGTTGACAGAAAATTTGAATTGCATCACTTTATTTCTAGTAGGATGCATCTAAGTAAATCGGTACCATGTTTATTACCTCTTGATAATAGGGATTTGGCACATGATCAGGTAACTTCAGCAAGTGGCATGATACAGAATGGTAACAACACCACATGCTCACCAACAGGATTTACAGGAAAGAATTGGACTGAGTTGCAGTTCATTGTGATGCCTCTTACAAAATTTTCACAAGTAATCTTGGATTTTGAGTTTATGGTGTTTGACAAAATAAAAGTAAATATTTCAAG GTTGGAATGTCTGAATAGTCTATTGAATCCTCTCATTGAGCAAGTAGTCTCAATTAAGAGAAAAGAATTGCTCTATTCATAA